Proteins from a single region of Belliella baltica DSM 15883:
- the proC gene encoding pyrroline-5-carboxylate reductase — protein sequence MNSSLKIAIIGCGNLGTSIANGLLEQADFSAQNLHLTKRNPANLLYLQDKGVRVHSDNVLATKESDIIILGVKPYNVAAILKEIKPALDPKKHTIISLATGVTLDEMYEVVSSDMVVYRAMPNIAADIQESITCICGRNNILESDELVKQLFNHIGFSITIDESLMEAATVLGACGIAYVLRFMRAMIQGGIQIGFDAKTASQIVNQTVKGAAELMIQKNMHPEEAIDKVTTPKGCTIVGLNEMEHQGFSSAMVRGVLASYEKIAKD from the coding sequence ATGAATTCATCACTTAAAATAGCAATCATTGGCTGCGGCAACTTGGGAACATCCATTGCAAATGGATTACTTGAGCAAGCAGATTTTTCAGCTCAAAACTTACACCTGACGAAGAGAAACCCAGCTAATCTCTTATATCTTCAAGATAAAGGTGTTCGTGTTCACTCAGATAATGTGTTGGCAACAAAAGAGTCTGACATCATCATCCTTGGAGTAAAACCTTATAATGTTGCTGCTATTTTAAAAGAAATCAAACCTGCTTTAGACCCCAAAAAACATACAATTATCTCCTTGGCAACTGGAGTGACTTTGGACGAAATGTATGAAGTGGTTTCTTCAGATATGGTGGTGTACCGCGCTATGCCTAACATTGCAGCTGACATCCAAGAATCTATCACTTGTATATGTGGGAGAAATAATATCCTTGAATCAGATGAATTGGTGAAGCAACTTTTCAATCATATTGGTTTTTCTATTACTATTGATGAGTCCTTGATGGAAGCAGCTACTGTGCTTGGTGCATGCGGAATCGCATATGTTTTGAGGTTTATGCGAGCGATGATTCAGGGAGGCATTCAGATTGGGTTTGATGCAAAGACAGCTTCCCAGATTGTAAACCAAACCGTCAAAGGAGCCGCAGAATTGATGATCCAAAAAAACATGCATCCAGAAGAAGCAATTGACAAGGTTACGACACCAAAAGGATGTACCATTGTCGGACTCAATGAAATGGAACATCAAGGCTTCTCTTCTGCCATGGTGAGAGGCGTCTTAGCTTCTTATGAAAAGATCGCCAAGGATTAA
- a CDS encoding PD-(D/E)XK nuclease family protein, with product MNSFLKNTAQSILSNHQNLQDLCIILPNRRAGLFFTQHLGTLISDPIWLPEIKTIEDIFYQYAAQRPADDLTLIFELYKVYQGIHPEPEPFDKFFFWGEMILKDFNDLDQFIANASKLYHHLSEIKDLESDLSFLSESQIDLIKQFWSSFQHQDKSHQEKFLKFWKMLGPLYASFRASLEVSGLAYSGMLYRKVVENLNTIQKPEKQFIFIGFNAFTATEEKLIKFFITEFEAKIYWDIDAYYLNDKNQEAGLFFREYQRDKVFGPTFPEIVPEYIQTRKAKIQTYATPLKTNQANLVGSILGDIEDDKAWEETVIILPDEQMLFPILHTLPSHIDKVNVTMGYPVKNAPVYAFLEAVLEMQRYVKVEEGKVLFYHKAVKDLLSSIYLKSANQAHTKYLFIEMQEKNQIYISQEELHQGGDFFKIIFQKLSSEKLFGYVSTLMEELANRLEEEPLQKSYLYQCFKQLNRLQAIFEQEQATKVDIEFFIRLFRQIFREVKLPFEGEPLQGLQIMGVLESRNLDFKRVIICNMNEDSFPPSAGLNSMIPFNIRRAFGLPVQEQNDAIYAYTFYRLLHSAEEVHMIYTTASDQGKAGEKSRYIQQMMVEMGLSHEEEVIYVPIDLKNTGEINIEKEPEITQILERYVVQENGKSITAFSPSALSVYLDCRLKFYLQYIANIQEEDEVKEEIDAAVFGNLAHYSMEFLYKGFQERSGRDTLEKDDFKSLKEKWVFPAIELGIRKFYHLEENAETKLSGQMAIVKDVLQKYIFRLLEIDEDSAPIKILSMEKAHQAQFKINTVQGPRSISLRGLIDRVDEQNGSIRLIDYKSGADKKDFPSTASLFDREDSKRNKAAMQTMYYGLLFQAMHPENSLPLKPAIFNFKEIFKDDFNPYLQEKESRKAGVEVNDYKDYQQEYEAGLRGLLEELYDPEVAFNQTDDLKKCAYCPYIGICGR from the coding sequence ATGAACAGTTTTTTAAAAAATACAGCGCAAAGCATTTTGTCCAATCATCAGAATCTACAAGATCTCTGCATCATTCTTCCGAACAGACGAGCAGGACTTTTCTTTACGCAGCATCTTGGGACATTAATTAGTGATCCTATATGGCTTCCCGAAATCAAGACGATTGAAGATATATTTTATCAATATGCAGCACAAAGACCTGCTGATGATTTGACTTTAATTTTTGAATTATACAAAGTCTATCAAGGCATTCATCCCGAGCCAGAGCCATTTGATAAATTCTTTTTTTGGGGTGAGATGATCCTGAAAGATTTCAATGATTTGGATCAGTTTATAGCTAATGCCTCAAAGCTGTATCATCACCTCTCTGAAATCAAAGATTTAGAATCTGATCTGAGTTTCTTGAGTGAAAGTCAAATTGATTTGATCAAGCAGTTTTGGAGTTCTTTCCAACATCAAGACAAAAGCCATCAAGAGAAATTTTTGAAATTCTGGAAAATGCTCGGTCCATTGTATGCATCTTTCAGAGCTTCTTTGGAAGTTTCAGGATTGGCATATTCGGGAATGCTGTATCGAAAAGTAGTGGAAAATTTAAACACAATACAAAAACCTGAAAAGCAATTTATTTTTATCGGGTTCAATGCCTTTACTGCCACAGAAGAGAAATTAATCAAATTTTTCATTACAGAATTTGAGGCTAAGATTTATTGGGATATTGATGCTTATTATCTGAATGACAAAAACCAAGAAGCAGGTCTGTTTTTTAGAGAATATCAGAGAGATAAAGTATTTGGACCGACTTTTCCAGAGATTGTTCCAGAATATATCCAAACTAGAAAAGCAAAAATTCAAACCTATGCTACACCCCTAAAAACCAATCAAGCCAATTTGGTTGGATCGATACTAGGAGATATAGAAGATGATAAAGCTTGGGAAGAAACCGTTATCATTCTTCCTGATGAGCAGATGCTATTCCCGATTTTACATACGCTACCTTCCCATATTGACAAGGTCAATGTGACAATGGGTTACCCTGTCAAAAATGCTCCTGTCTATGCTTTTTTGGAGGCAGTATTGGAGATGCAACGCTATGTCAAGGTAGAAGAGGGAAAAGTCTTATTCTACCACAAAGCGGTCAAAGATCTGCTTTCATCCATCTATTTGAAATCTGCCAATCAAGCGCATACGAAGTATCTTTTTATAGAAATGCAGGAAAAAAATCAGATTTATATTTCCCAAGAAGAACTTCATCAAGGAGGGGACTTCTTTAAAATAATCTTTCAGAAACTCAGTTCTGAAAAGCTTTTTGGATATGTCTCTACATTAATGGAAGAATTGGCAAACAGATTGGAGGAAGAACCGCTTCAAAAATCCTATCTCTATCAATGTTTCAAACAGTTGAATAGATTGCAGGCGATATTCGAGCAAGAACAAGCTACAAAGGTTGATATCGAGTTTTTTATCCGACTATTCAGACAGATTTTTAGAGAAGTGAAGTTGCCATTTGAAGGTGAACCACTACAAGGTTTACAAATCATGGGGGTTTTGGAATCTAGGAATTTGGATTTTAAGCGGGTCATTATTTGCAATATGAATGAAGACAGTTTTCCACCTTCAGCGGGCTTAAATTCCATGATTCCCTTCAATATTAGAAGAGCTTTTGGGCTGCCAGTTCAAGAGCAAAATGATGCGATTTATGCCTATACCTTTTACCGTCTGCTACATAGTGCTGAGGAAGTCCACATGATCTATACGACAGCTTCAGACCAGGGAAAAGCGGGTGAAAAGAGTCGCTATATTCAGCAAATGATGGTGGAAATGGGTTTGTCACACGAGGAAGAAGTGATCTATGTTCCTATTGATTTAAAAAATACTGGAGAAATTAATATTGAAAAAGAGCCAGAAATAACACAAATCTTAGAGCGATATGTAGTTCAAGAAAACGGTAAATCGATCACGGCTTTTTCACCTTCAGCGCTGAGCGTTTATTTGGATTGTAGGTTAAAGTTTTATCTGCAGTATATTGCAAATATACAGGAGGAAGATGAAGTCAAAGAGGAAATTGATGCCGCTGTTTTTGGAAATCTTGCCCATTACAGCATGGAATTTCTTTATAAAGGTTTTCAAGAAAGAAGTGGAAGAGATACACTGGAGAAGGATGATTTCAAATCATTGAAAGAAAAGTGGGTTTTTCCAGCCATCGAACTGGGAATTAGAAAATTCTACCATCTTGAAGAAAATGCCGAGACCAAGTTGAGTGGTCAGATGGCTATCGTGAAAGATGTTTTGCAGAAGTATATTTTTAGACTTTTGGAAATTGATGAAGATTCTGCTCCAATTAAAATTCTCTCTATGGAAAAGGCCCATCAAGCCCAATTTAAAATCAATACTGTCCAAGGGCCTCGTTCAATTTCTTTGAGAGGATTGATAGATAGGGTAGATGAACAAAATGGGTCGATCCGATTGATTGATTATAAATCAGGAGCGGATAAAAAGGATTTTCCTAGTACAGCAAGTTTATTTGATAGGGAAGATTCTAAAAGAAATAAAGCTGCCATGCAAACGATGTATTATGGCTTGCTTTTTCAGGCCATGCATCCGGAAAATTCACTTCCACTAAAACCTGCGATTTTCAATTTCAAGGAAATTTTTAAAGACGATTTCAATCCTTACCTACAGGAAAAAGAGTCTCGGAAAGCAGGCGTTGAGGTCAACGATTACAAAGATTATCAACAGGAATATGAAGCAGGTTTGCGAGGTTTGTTAGAAGAACTTTATGATCCTGAAGTTGCATTCAATCAGACCGATGACCTAAAGAAATGTGCTTATTGCCCCTATATTGGGATTTGTGGAAGGTAA
- a CDS encoding addiction module protein, protein MKQVTLNIPENLYSFFMDIVKNMGIEKIQEKEIPTNDSDQEVPAWQKEEVLKRIASMKKDEYVSWEDLVKEVK, encoded by the coding sequence ATGAAACAGGTAACACTTAATATTCCCGAAAATCTTTATTCCTTTTTCATGGATATAGTGAAAAATATGGGAATAGAGAAAATTCAAGAAAAGGAAATCCCTACCAATGATAGTGATCAAGAAGTTCCTGCATGGCAGAAAGAGGAAGTTCTTAAAAGAATAGCTTCCATGAAAAAAGATGAATATGTTTCTTGGGAAGACCTTGTTAAGGAAGTAAAATGA
- a CDS encoding type II toxin-antitoxin system RelE/ParE family toxin — MKPDYTVLFNPSVAQDINKNTEYFLNIVKNEKIKEKFLKSIEKTISNIKSNPFHYQIRYSNIRLIKVKPFQHLLHFWIDQEKLQLKIEGIFHPSQNPRDWEKRINH, encoded by the coding sequence ATGAAACCAGATTATACTGTTTTATTTAATCCCTCAGTAGCTCAAGATATTAATAAAAATACTGAGTACTTTTTAAACATTGTGAAAAATGAAAAAATAAAAGAAAAATTCTTAAAATCGATTGAAAAAACGATTTCAAACATAAAATCAAATCCCTTTCACTACCAAATAAGATACTCCAATATAAGATTGATCAAGGTCAAACCATTCCAGCATCTTTTACACTTTTGGATTGATCAAGAAAAACTTCAATTAAAAATAGAAGGTATTTTTCATCCAAGTCAAAATCCTAGAGACTGGGAAAAAAGAATCAATCATTGA